The Dermacentor albipictus isolate Rhodes 1998 colony chromosome 2, USDA_Dalb.pri_finalv2, whole genome shotgun sequence genome has a segment encoding these proteins:
- the LOC135919505 gene encoding uncharacterized protein, with translation MAKAASNFVSETLDKNSVVIFSKSYCPFCKKAKNIFDGLGVAYLSVELDSRSDGSDIQKVLGDMTGASTVPRVFVKKQCLGGASDVEDMNRNNKLQPLLKSHGLLK, from the coding sequence ATGGCGAAAGCAGCGTCCAACTTCGTCTCGGAGACCCTGGACAAGAATTCGGTGGTGATATTCTCCAAGAGCTACTGCCCATTCTGCAAGAAGGCCAAGAACATATTCGACGGGCTGGGCGTCGCCTACCTGTCCGTGGAGCTCGACAGCCGCTCGGACGGCAGCGACATCCAGAAGGTGCTCGGCGACATGACCGGCGCCAGCACGGTGCCCAGGGTGTTCGTCAAGAAGCAGTGCCTCGGAGGAGCCTCCGACGTCGAGGACATGAACCGCAACAACAAGCTGCAGCCGCTGCTCAAGTCCCACGGGCTGCTCAAGTGA